GAACGCGTCCGTGGGGGAGCCCGTCTCCTCGACAGAGGCCGGCAGGGCCCGCCGGACCCTGAAGAAGCAGCCCGAGCCGAAGCCCGTCGACGGTTTCCCCGTCACCTTCACGGTCAAGCCCGGGGCCGCGTGGTTCGCGGAGGCGACGCCGGGAGCCGAGGTCGTCAATCGCGGCGACAGCCTCGAGATCACCTTCACCGCGGTGTCGACGACGTGGGTCCGCGGATCTGCGCTCAAGATCGGCACCGACCTGCTCGATATTGCCCCGCGCAGTGTGAAGGACGCTGTCGCTCAGCAGGCCCGGGCGATCCTGGAGGTCCAGTGACTCCGCTTGTGATCCTTCTCATCGTCGCCGGCGTCGCCTACCTCGCGTGGGACGTGTTCCGCGTCGTCCGGCTCAACTGGCGCGCTGCCGCGCGTCTCGGCGAATCGGTGAGCGCCGCGGCCGAGCGCATGGCATCGGTTGAGGCCCCGCCGCGCGTTGCTCCTCCCTCCGAATCACCCGCGGAGACTCTGGCCCGGATTGCCGAGGTCAGAAAATGTGGCCGAGCACAAAGAATGACTAGGACCATCGAACGGTGGGCCGACATTTACCCCGGGTAAAATCGGGATAGAGTACATGTCGTAGACACACTAGGGAGCTCACAATGAACCTCAGCGGTTGGGAAATTCTCATCATCCTGCTCGTCCTCATCCTGGTCTTCGGGGCTGCCAAGCTGCCCACGATCGCCAGCTCGATCGGCAAGTCGATGAAGGTGTTCAAGAAGGAAGTGACCGAGCTTCGCGAGGACACCGATCCGAACAAGCCGCCCCGCGCAGTCGAGCAGCAGGGCGAGGCCCCGCGCTCCAGCTATGATGCGACCGCACAGCGCGACGAGCGGCGCGACGAGGATCAGCCGCGCCAGTGACCGAACGGATCACGAAACGCCGTGATCCGGAAGGGCGGATGCCGCTCGCCCAGCATCTGCGGGAACTCCGGAACCGGCTCCTCTATGCCCTTCTCGGCATCGCCCTCGCATCTGTCGCGGGCTGGTTCCTCTATGAGCCGCTCGCCACGCTCATGGTTCAGCCCCTCGAGGGCATCAATGAGCGCGGCGGCAACGCGGAGCTGAACTTCGCAACAGTCGGCGTCGGCTTCGAGCTGCAGCTGAAGATGGCGGCCTTCATCGGCATCTTCATCTCCTCGCCGTGGTGGATCCTTCAGATCTGGCTCTTCATCGCGCCCGCGCTGCGGCGCAAGGAAAAGATCCTCGCGCTCAGCTTCACGCTCGTCGCCGTTGTCCTGTTCCTCCTCGGCGGGCTCCTCGGCTGGTTCATCCTGCCGCGGGCCGTCGTCATCCTCACGGGCTTCGCACCGGAGTTCGCGGTCAACATCCTCGACGCGAGAACCTACTACCGGTTCTTCATGCAGATCATCGGCGCCTTCGGCGTCAGCTTCCTCCTGCCCGTCGTCATGGTCGGAGCGAACTTCATCGGCGTCATCAAGGGCACGAGCTACCTGCGCGGGTGGCGGTGGGCCGTCGTCGGCTGCTCCGTCTTCGCCGCCATGGTCAACCCGCTGCCCGACGCCTGGTCGATGATGGCCATCCTCACCCCGATGATCACCTTCTACTTCGCGGCCACGGGCATCGCCATCATCCATGACAGGCGCAAGGCCAAGCGCCGTGCGAAGGAACTGGGTGAGCTCTTGGGGGATGAGAGCGAGGGCCAGGATTGGCTGCAGCCCTAGGCCTTGTCGTCAGCCCCTCCGCCGGCACGGGGAGGGGCCTCACTCTCGGCAGGGAGGCTGCCCGTCGGCTTGAGGCCGCCGGGCATCATATCGTCCCGCTCGGAGCCCCAACCGTTGACGAGACGCGCTCCCTCATCGCCCGTGCCGTCCGCGGCCGGGCGGTCGATGGGATCGTCACGATGGGCGGGGATGGCACGATCCACCTCGCTCTCCAGCACCTCGTCGGGTCCGACCTGTTCCTCGGCCACGTGCCGTTCGGCACCGGCAACGACATTGCCCGCGCACTCGGGCTCACGACGATGTGGGAGACCGGCCTCGAGCATCTCCTCGACACGCTCGAGCGAGCGGAGCCCGTCTCTCTCGACGTCATGGAGATCACCGGGGGCCACGGAACGACCTACGGTCTCGCGGTCCTCTCCGCCGGCCTTGATGCGATCGTCAACGAGGCGGCCAACGGCTACACGTGGCCCCACGGCCACGCCCGGTACCTTCGCGCCATCGCAGCCAAGCTGCCCCGCTATTCGCCGCGGACCTACCGGATCACGGTGAACGGGCGAACCAATACGGGCAGGGCCCTCCTCGTCGCCGTCGCCAATCTCAGCTCCTTCGGCGGCGGGCTCACGATCTCGCCGGACTCGGATGGCAGGGATGGCGTTCTCGAGCTCATCCTCGCCAAGCCCCTCACCATGCCCGAGGTCATGTCCGTCTTCCCGAAGCTCTACGAGGGCCGCCACCTCGAGGCGGACTTCATTCACGTTCACCGCACGGGAAAGGTCGTCATCGACGCGGTCGGCGAGGGTGTAACGGCCATGGTCGACGGTGAAGAGGTCGGCCCACTGCCCGTCACGGTGACCGTCCTGCCGCAGGCGCTGCGCTTCCTCTGCTGAGCGGACGCGACTGCGCCTCCTGTCGCCGCCCGGCGGTTCGATGGCGCGGCGGCGCCGCAGTCGACTAGCCTTGCCCCGTGGGCATCTACCTCGATCATTACAGGGACTCGGTCTCGGCACTCGGCTTCGAGCTCGACGGTTTCCAGATCGACGCATCGCAGGCACTCGAGGAGGGGCACGA
This is a stretch of genomic DNA from Flaviflexus salsibiostraticola. It encodes these proteins:
- the tatA gene encoding twin-arginine translocase TatA/TatE family subunit, producing MNLSGWEILIILLVLILVFGAAKLPTIASSIGKSMKVFKKEVTELREDTDPNKPPRAVEQQGEAPRSSYDATAQRDERRDEDQPRQ
- the tatC gene encoding twin-arginine translocase subunit TatC; the protein is MTERITKRRDPEGRMPLAQHLRELRNRLLYALLGIALASVAGWFLYEPLATLMVQPLEGINERGGNAELNFATVGVGFELQLKMAAFIGIFISSPWWILQIWLFIAPALRRKEKILALSFTLVAVVLFLLGGLLGWFILPRAVVILTGFAPEFAVNILDARTYYRFFMQIIGAFGVSFLLPVVMVGANFIGVIKGTSYLRGWRWAVVGCSVFAAMVNPLPDAWSMMAILTPMITFYFAATGIAIIHDRRKAKRRAKELGELLGDESEGQDWLQP
- a CDS encoding diacylglycerol/lipid kinase family protein encodes the protein MAAALGLVVSPSAGTGRGLTLGREAARRLEAAGHHIVPLGAPTVDETRSLIARAVRGRAVDGIVTMGGDGTIHLALQHLVGSDLFLGHVPFGTGNDIARALGLTTMWETGLEHLLDTLERAEPVSLDVMEITGGHGTTYGLAVLSAGLDAIVNEAANGYTWPHGHARYLRAIAAKLPRYSPRTYRITVNGRTNTGRALLVAVANLSSFGGGLTISPDSDGRDGVLELILAKPLTMPEVMSVFPKLYEGRHLEADFIHVHRTGKVVIDAVGEGVTAMVDGEEVGPLPVTVTVLPQALRFLC